A window of the Methanobrevibacter sp. genome harbors these coding sequences:
- the cfbC gene encoding Ni-sirohydrochlorin a,c-diamide reductive cyclase ATP-dependent reductase subunit, with the protein MIKKIAIYGKGGIGKSTTVANLSAIWGSDDLNCLVIGCDPKADTTRTLYGSRIPTIVNTIKNNKNYTRDDLVFKGFKDILCVESGGPEPGVGCAGRGVIVAMKRLEKLGIFEEDLDVVVYDVLGDVVCGGFSVPLREKYADEVLIVTSGEYMSLYAANNIVRGVKKLKGNLSGIVCNCRNVDNEEQMVSDFAERIGTHVIGTIHRSNLIQDAELDAKTVVEKYPESDEAQEYRKLASSIMANERIATPEPMSDEEFEEFFRSYL; encoded by the coding sequence ATGATTAAAAAAATAGCTATTTATGGAAAAGGCGGTATTGGAAAAAGCACTACCGTCGCCAATTTGTCTGCCATATGGGGCAGTGATGATTTGAACTGTCTGGTGATAGGATGTGACCCGAAAGCGGACACTACACGTACGTTATATGGCTCTAGAATTCCAACCATAGTCAACACTATAAAAAACAATAAGAATTACACAAGAGATGATCTGGTTTTTAAAGGATTTAAAGATATTTTATGTGTTGAAAGCGGAGGACCGGAACCTGGTGTCGGCTGTGCTGGACGTGGTGTAATTGTAGCTATGAAAAGACTTGAAAAACTGGGCATTTTTGAAGAAGACCTTGATGTTGTCGTATATGATGTGCTGGGTGATGTTGTCTGCGGAGGTTTTTCAGTGCCGCTTCGTGAAAAATATGCTGATGAGGTTCTGATTGTTACTTCAGGAGAATACATGTCCCTTTATGCTGCAAACAATATTGTCCGTGGTGTGAAAAAACTTAAGGGTAACTTGAGTGGAATTGTATGCAACTGCAGAAACGTCGACAATGAAGAGCAGATGGTTTCAGACTTTGCAGAAAGGATAGGAACACATGTAATTGGCACAATCCATAGAAGCAATTTAATTCAGGATGCTGAATTAGATGCAAAAACTGTTGTGGAAAAATATCCTGAAAGTGATGAAGCACAGGAATACCGCAAGCTTGCTTCAAGCATTATGGCCAATGAAAGAATTGCCACTCCGGAACCTATGAGTGATGAGGAATTTGAAGAATTCTTCAGGTCTTATCTGTAA
- a CDS encoding peptidase U32 family protein → MVELLAPAGNFISLRAVLENGADAVYFGLDDYNMRANAKNFSLDDLSQVSKIAGEYGAKTYLCTNIILNERLASELQNNLEAISESEIDGLILSDIGLIEDTVSNGLEAHVSVQENVTNSYTLKTLKKLGAKRAILSRELSLDEITDITRKSPIETEIFIHGAICMAISGRCFLSYGLYGRSANCGDCLQPCRKNWTLTYEEGDDNVINFSDVDEEKFIITGSDDGSYRTNFFSPKDMCMIEYIPQLMESGVASFKIEGRARSPDYGAMVTGIYRQAIDNYEKDPLGYEVKDEWMEELSSVFNRGFDTNFYFSTPFETSDDNQSKYIKKDIGQVVNYYSKVNAAELRIWDDLKIGDKIIIQGKTTGSITHTIDSMQIEGCPVDNVEKGCNVAIALPSKVRQNDFVYKLIERE, encoded by the coding sequence ATGGTTGAATTATTAGCTCCTGCAGGAAATTTTATTTCCCTTCGCGCAGTCTTGGAAAATGGGGCAGATGCAGTTTACTTTGGCCTGGATGATTATAACATGAGGGCCAATGCTAAAAACTTTTCTTTAGATGATTTAAGTCAAGTGTCTAAAATTGCTGGCGAATATGGAGCTAAAACTTATTTATGTACAAATATTATTTTAAATGAACGTTTGGCAAGTGAACTTCAAAATAATCTTGAAGCTATTTCAGAAAGTGAAATAGACGGACTTATTTTATCTGACATTGGCTTAATTGAAGATACCGTTTCAAATGGCCTTGAAGCTCACGTAAGCGTTCAGGAAAATGTTACTAATTCTTATACATTAAAGACCCTTAAAAAATTGGGGGCGAAAAGAGCTATCCTTTCAAGGGAATTATCTCTTGATGAAATTACAGACATTACCAGAAAATCACCAATTGAAACTGAAATTTTTATTCACGGTGCAATTTGCATGGCAATTTCAGGAAGATGCTTTTTAAGTTATGGCCTGTATGGAAGAAGTGCAAATTGCGGTGATTGCTTGCAGCCTTGCCGTAAAAACTGGACATTGACATACGAGGAAGGTGATGACAATGTCATTAACTTTAGTGATGTTGATGAGGAGAAGTTCATTATTACAGGAAGTGATGATGGAAGCTATAGAACTAATTTTTTCTCTCCAAAAGACATGTGCATGATTGAATACATTCCCCAGTTAATGGAAAGTGGAGTTGCATCATTTAAGATTGAAGGAAGGGCAAGAAGTCCTGATTATGGTGCAATGGTAACTGGAATTTACCGCCAGGCCATTGACAATTATGAAAAGGATCCTCTGGGGTATGAAGTCAAGGATGAATGGATGGAAGAGCTTTCAAGTGTATTCAATCGTGGATTCGATACAAACTTTTATTTTTCAACACCTTTCGAGACAAGTGATGACAATCAGTCAAAATATATTAAAAAGGACATAGGGCAGGTGGTTAACTATTACAGTAAAGTAAATGCTGCCGAGTTGAGAATTTGGGACGATTTAAAAATTGGGGATAAGATTATTATCCAGGGAAAAACAACAGGTTCCATTACTCACACAATAGATTCCATGCAGATTGAAGGCTGTCCTGTGGATAATGTTGAAAAGGGTTGCAATGTAGCCATTGCTTTACCTTCAAAGGTCAGGCAAAACGATTTTGTATATAAGCTGATTGAAAGGGAATGA
- a CDS encoding methylated-DNA--[protein]-cysteine S-methyltransferase, whose translation MYYSTNYSSPIGEMLIASDGEAICGTWFFGQKHFPSSENLIRNDNLAVFDDVKKWFDDYFNGLNPEINFNLNPRGTDFRLKVWRILRDIPYGKTMTYGEIAQKISPTMSAQAVGGAVSHNPIAVIIPCHRVLGSNGKLTGYAGGLRRKIQLLNLEHGQF comes from the coding sequence ATGTATTACTCAACTAATTATTCATCGCCCATTGGCGAAATGTTAATTGCAAGTGACGGTGAAGCTATTTGCGGGACATGGTTTTTTGGCCAGAAACATTTTCCGTCATCTGAAAATCTGATTAGAAATGATAATCTGGCTGTTTTTGATGATGTTAAAAAATGGTTTGATGACTATTTCAATGGTCTGAATCCTGAAATTAATTTCAATCTAAATCCTAGAGGCACGGATTTCAGGCTGAAGGTCTGGAGGATATTGCGAGATATTCCTTATGGCAAAACAATGACATACGGTGAAATTGCTCAAAAGATATCTCCAACAATGTCTGCCCAGGCTGTAGGGGGAGCTGTAAGTCATAATCCGATTGCAGTTATAATACCATGCCACAGGGTTTTGGGAAGCAATGGGAAATTAACAGGTTATGCAGGTGGACTCAGGAGAAAAATTCAGTTGCTGAATCTTGAGCATGGGCAATTTTAA
- a CDS encoding alpha/beta fold hydrolase, translated as MYEFTCEGGVFDFHKYFIISISSLGTPGSCSPSTTGLRYRFPKYSFKDKVNFKRQVLKEKFNIDHVKGFFGTGMGGYEVYMWACEYPDEMDFIILMNSSYKTSGYRYAVARGIESIIEATDDFYKDVYNDSLSRTMVSINKMLYSNYFSKRSFQKMTNDEIDVLMDDHAEEKLFMDIYDFKLQNDSILNYDLEDKLSNIKAKTLVIAPKDDLYFSKEFDILPLKDLIADCEIQIFDLSDEYYEGNIDFAEFSNILYGFLKNFD; from the coding sequence TTGTATGAATTTACCTGTGAAGGAGGTGTTTTTGATTTCCATAAGTATTTTATCATATCAATTTCCTCCTTGGGAACTCCCGGTTCATGCAGTCCTTCCACTACAGGTTTGAGATACAGATTTCCTAAATATTCATTCAAAGATAAGGTAAACTTCAAAAGGCAGGTCCTGAAAGAGAAGTTCAATATTGACCATGTTAAAGGTTTTTTTGGAACTGGAATGGGTGGTTATGAAGTATATATGTGGGCCTGCGAATATCCTGATGAGATGGATTTTATTATTCTTATGAACAGCTCCTATAAAACAAGCGGATATAGATATGCAGTTGCCAGGGGAATCGAAAGTATTATCGAAGCTACTGATGATTTTTACAAGGATGTTTATAATGATTCATTGTCAAGAACAATGGTTTCAATCAATAAGATGTTGTATTCCAATTATTTTTCAAAAAGGTCCTTTCAGAAAATGACCAATGATGAAATTGATGTTTTGATGGATGATCATGCTGAAGAAAAACTGTTCATGGATATCTATGACTTCAAGTTGCAGAACGATTCCATCCTTAATTATGATCTGGAAGATAAGTTATCAAATATCAAAGCAAAGACTTTAGTCATAGCTCCTAAGGATGATTTGTACTTTTCTAAAGAATTTGATATATTGCCTTTGAAGGATTTGATTGCTGATTGTGAAATACAAATTTTTGATTTGTCTGATGAGTATTATGAAGGAAACATTGATTTTGCTGAATTTAGCAATATTCTTTATGGATTCTTGAAGAATTTTGACTGA
- a CDS encoding NAD(P)/FAD-dependent oxidoreductase produces the protein MIETDVIVVGSGPAGSSAAKHAALGGAKVILMDKKSEIGSPKRCAEGVSIQGLEKLGIEPSPRWVTQEIQGVRLVAPDSTDIWLTKDEVQLPEAGYILERKVFDKHMAMDAARAGAEIKIKTLVTGIEKIDNGYIVETECMGEKIDYKCKILIAADGPEGHVARWAGLRPAAKAKEMESGVQYEMCNVEFERPGVIEFYFGSVAPGGYVWIFPKGDDIANVGLAILPHKAEKTAKEYLDDFIAKCPYTKNAQAVELNVGGDPVGGMTKKLYDDNIMVVGDAAGQVNPLTGGGIISGMTGGMCAGQVAAQAIKEDCSKKFLKQYDKMAHEELDHEIKRYKKVQEYLLTLSDEELDSIAHAFENESFEKISTTEIVKKLIKISPKALLKLGKFV, from the coding sequence ATGATTGAAACTGATGTAATAGTTGTTGGTTCAGGACCTGCAGGTTCCAGTGCAGCAAAACATGCTGCATTAGGCGGAGCAAAAGTTATTTTAATGGATAAGAAATCTGAAATAGGATCACCAAAAAGATGTGCTGAAGGAGTTTCAATTCAAGGACTTGAAAAATTAGGAATTGAACCGTCCCCTCGCTGGGTTACCCAGGAAATTCAGGGTGTAAGATTAGTAGCACCTGACAGTACTGACATCTGGTTAACCAAAGATGAAGTACAATTACCTGAAGCAGGTTACATTCTTGAAAGGAAAGTTTTCGATAAACATATGGCTATGGATGCAGCTAGAGCAGGTGCAGAAATCAAAATCAAGACTTTAGTAACCGGAATTGAAAAAATAGACAATGGTTACATTGTTGAAACAGAATGTATGGGCGAAAAAATAGATTACAAATGTAAAATCTTAATCGCCGCTGATGGTCCTGAAGGTCACGTTGCAAGATGGGCAGGATTAAGACCAGCTGCAAAAGCAAAAGAAATGGAATCCGGTGTACAATATGAAATGTGTAACGTGGAATTTGAAAGACCAGGAGTCATTGAATTCTACTTCGGATCTGTTGCACCTGGAGGATACGTCTGGATTTTCCCTAAAGGAGATGACATTGCAAACGTCGGTTTAGCTATTCTTCCTCACAAAGCTGAAAAAACCGCAAAAGAATACCTTGATGATTTCATTGCAAAATGTCCATATACCAAAAATGCCCAAGCTGTTGAATTGAACGTTGGTGGAGACCCTGTCGGCGGAATGACCAAAAAACTTTATGATGATAACATAATGGTTGTAGGAGACGCAGCAGGACAAGTTAACCCATTAACCGGTGGAGGAATCATTTCAGGTATGACCGGTGGAATGTGCGCAGGTCAGGTTGCTGCACAGGCTATCAAAGAGGACTGCTCTAAAAAATTCTTAAAACAGTACGATAAAATGGCTCATGAAGAATTGGACCATGAAATCAAAAGATACAAAAAAGTACAAGAATACCTTTTAACCTTATCTGATGAAGAACTTGACAGTATTGCTCATGCGTTTGAAAATGAAAGCTTTGAGAAAATTTCAACCACTGAAATTGTTAAAAAATTAATTAAAATATCTCCAAAAGCTTTACTTAAATTAGGTAAATTCGTATAG
- the galE gene encoding UDP-glucose 4-epimerase GalE codes for MILVTGGAGYIGSHTNKALHNAGYDTVIVDNLCKGYENFVKWGNFENYDFGKDNIREVFEKYDIDGVIHFAAFSSVAESVEFPQKYLKNNYKNTLNLLKIMREFNVDKFILSSTAAVYGNPEQIPITEDTELKPINPYGHSKFITEKALQREADKGDFNYVSLRYFNAAGADFDGEIGELHDPETHLIPLVLDAAIGKRDSISIFGSDYDTPDGTCIRDYIHVNDLADAHIKAYEYLCNENESNIFNLGNGQGYSVREVIDMCKKVTKCDFEVKMDERREGDPAILIADSTKIHEKLGWTPQYDLQQIVESAWKWHKKMNVI; via the coding sequence ATGATTTTGGTTACTGGTGGAGCAGGTTATATTGGTTCCCATACCAATAAGGCATTGCATAATGCGGGATATGACACAGTTATAGTTGACAATCTCTGCAAAGGTTATGAAAATTTTGTCAAATGGGGAAATTTTGAAAACTATGACTTTGGTAAAGACAATATTAGAGAAGTTTTTGAAAAATATGACATAGATGGTGTTATTCACTTTGCTGCTTTTTCATCAGTAGCAGAATCAGTTGAATTTCCTCAAAAATATTTAAAAAATAATTACAAAAACACATTAAATCTCTTAAAAATAATGAGAGAATTTAATGTGGATAAATTTATTCTTTCATCTACAGCTGCTGTTTATGGAAATCCTGAACAGATTCCTATTACTGAAGATACAGAACTAAAACCAATCAATCCTTATGGGCATTCCAAATTCATCACTGAAAAGGCTCTTCAAAGAGAAGCTGATAAAGGTGATTTTAATTATGTATCTTTAAGGTACTTCAATGCCGCCGGAGCTGACTTTGATGGTGAGATAGGGGAACTGCATGATCCTGAAACTCATTTGATTCCTCTGGTTTTAGATGCGGCAATTGGAAAAAGGGACAGCATATCCATCTTCGGAAGCGATTACGACACTCCTGACGGAACTTGCATCCGTGATTATATTCACGTAAATGACCTGGCGGATGCACATATCAAGGCATATGAATATCTGTGCAATGAAAATGAGTCCAATATCTTCAATCTTGGAAATGGTCAGGGATATTCCGTCCGTGAAGTCATAGACATGTGCAAAAAGGTCACAAAATGTGATTTTGAAGTCAAGATGGATGAACGCCGTGAAGGAGATCCGGCAATTTTGATAGCGGATTCAACTAAAATCCACGAAAAATTAGGATGGACTCCTCAATACGATTTACAGCAGATTGTAGAGTCCGCTTGGAAATGGCATAAAAAAATGAATGTAATTTAG
- a CDS encoding 4Fe-4S binding protein codes for MIVKDWCSFCGECAGVCPRNLIQVREYSLVFNDDDCKDCDTCIKACPIDALEKEE; via the coding sequence ATGATAGTGAAAGATTGGTGCTCATTCTGCGGAGAATGTGCTGGAGTATGTCCAAGAAATTTGATTCAAGTTAGGGAGTATTCATTAGTCTTTAACGATGATGACTGTAAAGATTGTGATACATGCATTAAAGCATGTCCAATTGATGCTTTAGAAAAAGAGGAATGA
- the purF gene encoding amidophosphoribosyltransferase produces the protein MQGEMEDKCGIVGIHCSDNSKNVASFVYYCLYALQHRGQESAGIATFNPENGLNFYCGMGLITDVFKDEKIHSLQGSMAIGHVRYSTTGQSKLENSQPFVTDFGDGFIAMAHNGDIVNSEELKNELIDEGFYFKSDSDSEVICYLLKKEHYDNGKNVIEAIEAVCKRLVGSYALTILVDGELYGVRDPMGIKPLAVAKRDDEFILASETVAFDVINAQYIRDIVPGEVVYFKNDEINSHMLESAGKCKLSHCMFEYVYFARPDSTIDGINVYQTRMNIGRQLHKLYPIDADVVIPVPDSSIPAAIGYSRASGIPYGEGLIKNRYVGRTFIMPTQEERELAVRLKLNPIKEAIKGKKIILIDDSIVRGTTSKQLLDLVKEAEPAEIHFLVGCPPVVAPCYYGVAMATKKELIAANYSVEEIQEQLNIDSLGYITLPALVDAIGMDKDDLCLGCLNEDYPTEIPEGLEAETYYKP, from the coding sequence ATGCAAGGTGAGATGGAAGACAAATGCGGTATTGTTGGAATTCATTGTTCAGATAATTCTAAAAATGTTGCATCATTTGTTTATTATTGTTTGTATGCTTTACAGCACAGAGGTCAAGAATCAGCAGGAATTGCTACTTTTAATCCGGAAAATGGTTTAAATTTCTATTGCGGTATGGGTTTAATAACTGATGTATTTAAAGATGAAAAAATCCACAGTTTACAGGGCAGTATGGCAATAGGTCATGTAAGATACTCAACTACTGGTCAGTCAAAATTAGAAAATTCACAACCTTTTGTAACTGATTTTGGTGACGGATTTATTGCAATGGCTCATAACGGAGATATCGTTAATTCCGAAGAGTTAAAAAATGAACTCATTGATGAAGGATTCTATTTCAAGTCAGATAGTGATTCTGAAGTGATTTGTTATTTGCTTAAAAAAGAGCATTATGACAATGGTAAAAATGTTATTGAAGCTATTGAAGCTGTATGTAAGAGACTTGTAGGATCATATGCATTGACAATTTTGGTTGATGGTGAACTGTATGGAGTAAGAGACCCTATGGGAATCAAACCTCTTGCCGTTGCAAAAAGAGATGATGAATTCATTTTAGCATCAGAAACCGTTGCTTTTGATGTTATCAATGCACAATACATTAGAGATATTGTTCCTGGAGAAGTAGTTTACTTTAAAAATGATGAGATTAACTCCCACATGCTGGAAAGTGCTGGAAAATGCAAACTTTCACACTGTATGTTTGAATATGTTTACTTTGCAAGGCCTGACAGTACAATCGACGGAATCAATGTTTATCAAACAAGGATGAATATTGGACGTCAATTGCATAAGCTGTATCCAATCGATGCAGATGTTGTCATTCCTGTTCCGGATTCTTCCATTCCTGCAGCTATAGGTTATTCCAGAGCTTCCGGAATTCCGTATGGTGAAGGATTGATAAAAAATAGGTATGTTGGAAGAACATTCATCATGCCGACACAGGAAGAAAGGGAACTTGCCGTCAGACTCAAGTTAAATCCTATAAAGGAAGCCATCAAAGGCAAAAAAATTATTCTAATTGATGACAGTATTGTAAGAGGAACCACTTCAAAACAATTGCTCGACCTTGTAAAAGAAGCGGAACCTGCAGAAATTCACTTTTTAGTTGGATGCCCTCCTGTAGTTGCTCCATGTTACTATGGTGTTGCGATGGCAACCAAAAAGGAATTGATTGCTGCAAATTATTCTGTTGAGGAAATTCAGGAGCAATTGAACATTGACTCTTTAGGATACATTACATTACCTGCTTTGGTTGATGCAATTGGAATGGATAAGGACGACCTATGTTTAGGTTGTCTGAATGAAGATTATCCTACAGAAATTCCTGAAGGTCTTGAAGCTGAAACCTACTACAAGCCTTAA
- a CDS encoding universal stress protein: protein MFNVIMLPVDGSEYGDKAAAVAIDLAKKYSARIAAVHVLEEFSFNSYDSEEDSGDEILAKITEKASEVGVEVTEHLLTADPLRDMKFIVEQTRADLVVIHAHGANNNRFVSFEENNVSDTQIGSVSERLLRTSNVPVLLIK from the coding sequence ATGTTTAACGTGATTATGCTTCCTGTAGATGGTTCTGAATATGGTGATAAGGCGGCGGCTGTAGCTATTGATTTGGCAAAAAAATATTCCGCCAGAATTGCTGCTGTTCATGTCCTTGAAGAATTTTCATTTAACAGCTATGATTCCGAAGAGGATTCCGGTGATGAAATTTTGGCAAAAATCACTGAAAAGGCATCCGAAGTGGGTGTTGAAGTAACAGAACATCTGCTTACTGCAGACCCTTTAAGGGACATGAAATTCATTGTTGAGCAAACCCGCGCTGATTTGGTTGTTATCCATGCACATGGGGCAAACAATAACAGATTCGTATCATTTGAAGAAAACAATGTAAGTGATACACAGATAGGTTCTGTTTCTGAAAGACTTCTAAGAACATCTAATGTTCCAGTATTGTTGATAAAATAA